GCTACTCTCTCTTTTCACCCCTCCCCATCCACCTGCTTTGCATTACGTCCCAATCCGATTTCCCCAAGTCTCTGGTGTCTGATTTAATTTGCCTGACGCTGCTCCTGGAATCAGCCCTCCCCCAACCCCTCCCGTGCACAGCCTTCCAGCTCCCCATGGGGAGATCAGTCCTGggagaggctgaggagcagagagggagcGAGGGACTCACTGGGTGGACAAACGGGACTGCCTGGAGACTGCAGAGGTACAAAGGACTTTTGGGCAGTGAGGAGCCATTCTCAGCAAGGGAGGCAGGCTGTGAGGGTCCCATCCAGAGGGGACTGGAACCCACCTTGCTCTACAGATCCCGGTAAGTTTGCCACCTTGCGATGCCTGAGGTCACCTTGGTGAACCTGGCATTGGGACCCTGAGTTTCTTGGAGCGATTATATGGGGAGCCTTTGAACAAGGGCTCATCCCATCAGAGGATGAGGGAGGGTAAGATCATGGAAAGGAGTTGGGTTAGCACTGAGGTGTCTTTAGTGGTGAGGGGGTTTTGCACTGGGATGGGGTTGCTTGTTCTCCACTTGGCAGGTAAATCTCACCAGTTTCCAGGCTGGAGCGGTTGGGTAACACCTCCCCTGATCGACCTGGCACTCTCTGCCTGTACACAGCCCTGCACTCCCAGTGCACCCTGTGCACACCTCATTGCAGCTGGCTGCTGTTCTGGCTGGAGAAGGAGCCCTCAGAaagcaaggagcagagcagggtaaTTTTACCCTGACCTTTGATCTCCATCACAGGAGAGAGGGATCATCTCTGTATCCGACTCTACAAGGAGCCCGGGGTCACCAGGTCGAGACTGCGAAGCTGGTCAGGGATTACACAGAGACCCAGGGACACTGCCTGTTCCCCACTGAGTCCTTCTTCTtgcccctttcccttttccattaTTCACAGCCCTCTCCCAACATTTCACAGAGCAACCACTCCTTCCGCAGCATGGGGGGAGCTACCCAAGAGCAGATAATAAGAGGGTTCACCTTGCCTCTTTTTCCCACCTATTCCTTGCACCCTTATCCCCACCAGGGAGCGATGCAAGTGACTTGGAGGGACAGCCCCCAGGGAGCAAGCTGAGCCACCTCCATGGCATCATGCAAGGGATGTGGCCACTGCTCTGAAAAGTCAGGGTGTGGCAGCAAAAGGCAGAAGATGGATGATTCCAGGTCCCCCTCTGTCTTGCACCACAACAGAGGCATTTGATCTGCTATGAGCAGACACCAAAGGACTCAGGATGGGTTTGGTTGCCCATAGACAGGAGTGCTGCAGCAAGAAATTTgttagaaaaggcaggaggggGGAGAACTGTCATGTTGGAGagcagaagaaatgaaatgtgattTCCAAAGCCAAGATCTGTGAACTGGCTGAGCACAGCTAAGGTAGAGCTCAGAAAAGGGCTGGCATGAACCAGCCAAACCCAGGCTCTgtttggctgtgccctgcttgCTCCTGGTGGTGCTTGCAGGAGGCAAAACTCTGGAACAGTGCTGATGCCAAGGTCCTCCTGTCAGTAGCTGTGCTGAGAGTGGTGAATTGTTTCTTTCAAAGGTACCTAAGGACTTGGTTTCCTCTTCTGCTTAGCATTCCCCTGAAAGAGCCCTTACTTCCAGAAAGCACCAAGTGTGCACCatttaaaagccttttccaTTAAAACTAGCCTGGCAACCACCATGAGCAACTGTGAGCTGATCCTTAGATCCACTAGAAATGTGTATCCCTGAGGTCCTGCCAGTCAAGGCAGGAAGATGCCTTGGCCAAactccatttccctttcctctgtTCTTCCCCCATTTTGTTCCTCCCATTTCCTGCCCTAAATTTGCATGACCATAACGAGCTGCTCTTTTGcacacctgccctgctcctcctgggaggCAGCTGCACTATGCTGGGGACAACTCACTCTCCACAAATTGCACTGGGACGTGATGGATGAAGGCGACAGGCAAAGATGGAGCTATTATTATCACTCATCTGTGGATCTTTGTCCTTCTGAGGCTGAGAACAATTCCCAACTTCATTTAGAGCATTCCCTCAGAGGGATTTAAAGGTTCGGACACAGTCCTGAGCTGCACCTTCTCTATATTTAGCCCTTTTTATCCGTCCTCAACATCCTGCCCCTGCTGTTTGATCTGCCTATGGCTCCAAAAGCCCCTCATCTGGTCATGCAGCTTTACAGAGCAGTGAACTGGCATTCCCTTGCTAGTACCAGAGTTGAGAAACAAccagagaagggaagagagTAGTGAAAAAGCAGGAGCAGTGAAAGGAAGACTGGGACCTGACAGGTAATGAGGAGGATGTGTACAGCCAGCTTCACCGAGAGCAGAAattggagggaagggagaacaaGGTTCCCATCTCTCTGCAGGTCTGGGTGAGCAAAACCAGAAGTCTACAAATAAAAATTGGGGCAGGTGGATGGACAGTGATCTGAGAGAGCCAAAGGTGTATGAAATAACAGCCTGAAGAACTTGGGAACCAAGCAAAGGAGGCTGGAATGAGAGAGTCAGGGGGAGGACGTTACCTAGCAGGAAAAGGCAATCCAATGCTTAGGATTGATAGATCAGTCCTAAGAAACACTTGAGAAGGGCAAAGTGTGGGCCACAGTGGTAGAGCTAGCTGCACAGGGTGTCTGGAAGTTCAGGTGTTCCACTTGGTTTGCTGTAGGCTGTGACCAGAGCAGGATGGAGCCTTGCAGGCTGAACTGTACACTGAAAGTGAGGGGCAAACACCCAGCAAAAGGAGGATGTGCAGTCTCTGACTGAAAGCTGCAAGGCCTTCTCCAGCATCTCCCCACTCTGACAGTCAGCTGAGAGGTGGAGTGGAATGCCAGCCCTCTCCCAAAGGAGGGGAAGTGCATGGAGGTGGGCTTTCACGGCCAGGCTCACTCAATGAGGTGCAGCAGTGCGTCCTTGCTGGGAGGAGCCCCCTCATTGCTGCTCTGTTGgaatgagagaagaaaaaccagTGGAATGAGCCCAGCTCAGGTGCTGGTCTATTCCTGTCCTTCAGGGtagctgaaggagctgaggctggcagccccaggccGTGGCTGTGGCACATTCCTCtgggccctggcagtgctgccctcctgctccttcaccatttcctggggctggcagtCCCATTCCGTGCATGGGCAGCGAGCAGGGAAcagtcagcagtgctgtgcctcTACCCAGccttgcaggcagcaggcaCAAGTCTCCCTCTGCAAAGTGTATCCTGAAACAGCTTCCTGCTGGGATAGCCTCCCAGGAGCTAGGGGAAACCTGTGTCTTGTTCTCTTTCCTGCACTCAAAGCCATGCCTCAGGAATCACTGAACAAGCAGAAACTCTCTGTGCCTGGGGGATCAAAGGAAAGCTGTGGAGACATTCAAGGGAAGGAATTCTTCAAGGAAACTCAAAGTGCTCTACCAAGCAGCCAGCAAAGGTGGGACTTGGGAGCTCTCTGGATATGCTTGCCTACAGCAAGAGAGCAAGTCTGGCATGCAAGGACCCAAAGCCTCACTGACCAGAGGAAATGAGGCCTTCAGGCAACAGGGATGGAAGTGATGTGACCCAGAGGAACTGGGAGAAATTCTGCAGATGCTGCTGGAACATTTCTTGGGCAACACCTGGAGCACATCTGGACACTCACATCTATCCAGGTGAAATGTTGGAGCAATTAAAGATCACATTTGTCAACAAAAGTGGGAGATGCTGGAATCGCTGGTGAAGATTTGAATGCACataacaagaaagaaagaataaaacagaGCTGTTGTATATTGATACAGTGCACCTGCATCTTGAATATGGATTATAATTctggctccctgctctccctgcaaaAACATGTTGTCTCTGCTCTGTAAACAAtgaaacaaagctcacagaacAGCAGAGATAATAGGATGTAACAGCTTACACGGGAGGAATGACTAAGTTTGCTCTGCAGTCTAGAAAAGAGACGGGTATGACAAAGATGTATGAAATACCAAGTGATGCAGGGGTGAATAGAGACCAGTTATTTGATGAttcttccaactcaaactatAGCTACTGTCAAGTGGAACCAGTGCCACCGGGAAGTGATGGAAGCAGGAACTTCTTTGCAGAGCCTGCCACCCAGCTGTGGAAGTCATCATCAGGGGGTACCGAGGAGGCTGAACTTGGCATGGGCACAAAAATGGTGTGGACAAatgcacagaagaaaagaacatCAAGGACTTGCATACagtaatgctgctctagctttggACGTCAGTGaaaagctggggctgggcaagtAGGAGATGTACCCCTATCGGCTTATGCTATTCTTAGATCCTTCCCCAGGCATcagcctttctttttattttattttggtttggttggttggttttggtttggtttttgatGTGAAACTGGAAGGGAACTCTGAGAGAGAGCCTCAACAGCCCCGTAGGTTTCCTTGGTGGTCAGAGAGTTGGTTGGTCCTGCCTGGTGAGGCTTTGCTTAGGACAAACAGTGGGAAATAGCCAATGGGCTCCCCCCATCAAGTTTcttcctcctggagctgagatGGACAGCTTAGCCATTAACAGGGAGAAGCTCATAAAGAGGACCCAGGGCTTGGAATGGAGAGGTTAAAAATTAATGGACTAGTGTGTCCAGAACCTCAGCAAGAGGCTCTGGAGTTCTTTAGCTTCCGTACGTGTATGTGTAAGCAGGATCCAGGACAAAATGGACCTTTGATCAGGCCCAGCACAAGCTTCCCAAATGCTAAGGGCTGTGGCCAGATACAGCACAACATTACCGAGTGTTCAGCCAAGAAGTGGTCACCAATCCTTTGTCAGGATAGTCAGGATACCCAAATTTCTGTAACTGAGCAGCCACATTGGTGTCCTATCTAACTCACACCTCTCTCCTTTGATCTGTCTCCCCAGAATCCAGGCTGCCCCACGTGGAGGAGCCACCCCTAGGTCAGAAAGATGGGGGAAATGGAGCAGATGAAGCAGGAGGCTGAGCAGCTGAAGAAGCAGATTGCGGTAATGCTGGCAACAGCCATGAAGCTGCTGAGAGCGTGTCTACCCCCCACTGCATGCCCAAACTTTCCTCCTCAGCCacaagctggagctgggctttcTCCATCTACAGTCTAGGAGCCCTCTACAGCTCTCCACAGCCCTTTAAATGCTAATGGAGATCTTCCCACCATggtgggggaagggagagaaacaGGGACAGGGGTCCCATGAGTGTAATGAATCCCCAGGATCTCCTCTGTCTGTGAGACCACTGGTGTTCTGTCAGGTGGGAGGGTCTATGGAAAGGGTGTAGCACAGTGAACAGGATGCTGAGCAAATTTTGGCTCACCTCCCTGACAATTGACTGGTGTGAAGGTGATCTAATCACAAAGatccccctgtgctggccacAATCCAAACACAGCAAAGCCACAATTCCTACTTCTAGTAGCCCTCAGACAATGACCCCAAATTTCACTTGTCATCACCTTCCCCACATGCTTTCAATCTGTCTCATCTGCTGttgtctcttctccaggatgcCCGGAAAGCCTGTGCAGACACAACGCTTGCTCAGGTAAGGGACAGGGCTGCCTGGGCAAGCTAGCACCACTCTGAGGGGCTGGTGCCCAGTCAGGAAGGAGCCAGGAGGCAGAGATGTGGAAAGCAGTAAAGTTCCTGGTAGTCCAAGATAAATTCTTTCTCTAGATTGTGTCTGGAATGGAGGTTGTTGGACGCATCCAGATGCGGACCCGAAGGACCCTGCGGGGACACCTGGCCAAGATCTACGCCTTGCACTGGTCCACAGACTCTaagtgagagctgctgctggcctgctggctgcaggacagcacTTGGGTGTgaggggcaggaaggctctgatGGGAAGAAAGCCACTAACATGACCTTGTTCCTTTCTCACAGACTTATGGTCAGTGCCTCACAAGATGGGAAACTGATTGTGTGGGACACATACACAACTAACAAGGTAGGAGCCAGGTGGCTGCAAACCAGGATGCTGGAGTGGGTCCTCTTGGAGATGGTGTCCTTGACCTGCTCTTTCTGCTGCCAAGAGCCCTGACACGGTTTCTGGTCCTCCCAGGTTCATGCCATCCCTTTGCGTTCCTCCTGGGTCATGACCTGTGCCTATGCCCCCTCTGGCAATTTTGTGGCCTGTGGAGGCCTTGACAACATGTGCTCCATCTACAGCCTCAAGTCCCGTGAAGGCAACGTCAAAGTGAGCAGGGAGCTCTCAGCCCACACAGGTGTGTGCACTGCCTGCCTGCAACTGGGTGCCCCCTGCTTCCAAACTTCACCcttctgtccctgcccctgtttCTCATATTTGCTTGTTCCTACTTCCCAGGATACCTCTCCTGCTGCCGATTTCTTGATGACAACAACATTGTGACTAGCTCTGGAGATACCACATGGTGAGTGCTCCTTCCTGTATCCTGGTGCCATGACCTCTGCTCTTAGCACAGCAACAAGTGCAGTCCTTGTGCTCTTCAGCCCTCCACTATCTAAGGAGGAATTGCTCCTACATGGAGAGGCCACATGGAGCACCTTAGGAAGCCCCATCCATTCTTCCTCCCTTGGCAGAACAGATGCTTCTTTTCTCAGCTGAGGCCAGGCCAAACAGTAGGGACCGTGTCAAAAGTTCTCACAAAGAACAGTGTCATTTATGCCAGGACAGAGAGAGTTTTAATTTTATGTGGAGCATGCACATGTTCTCCACTTCTCAAATCCTGCCCTCTGTGCAAGGGACACTGCAGAAGCAGTGCCTTGATCCTTCGGTTCCTGGTTCTCAGGGCTCACTGTGCTGTGACTCTGAACAGTCCTTATTCTTTATTCACCCCATTTCATCCTGATACCTGCTTTGGAAGAACCTTTTGACAAAGGAAATGTGGCATTTCCATCAGAGATCAGGGTTACCTGGGGTTTGTTtgtctggcagtgctgtgggatcCCACCGAACAAGAGTTTTGCACCTTACAAGGATGGACACAGAAGACCTTTTTCAGctgtttgctattttttttttgctgtttgtgtcCCTCTTACTGTCTCTCAGTATTCCCTTCAGCTGTTACACTTATATGCCAAACTTCTCACACCCCCAGCCTTAGTCTAACTCTGTTTTGGCAAAGGTACTGCCAACAACAGCTGTGAAGATATCTCCTGTTATATACAGCTGACTCCAGGGATGCTCTCACCCATTTTCCCGTGCAGTAACCACGGCATCCCTCCTTTTGTCTGTGAGTGGGACAGCTcttcagcctggctgtgggtctgctctccctgggctggctctgagagctcctctcctctcctgtcccctcctgcagcGCGCTCTGGGACATCGAGACGGGGCAGCAGAAGACTGTGTTCATTGGTCACACTGGAGACTGCATGAGCTTGGCCGTCTCCCCTGACTTCAAACTCTTCATCTCGGGGGCTTGTGATGCTACTGCCAAACTGTGGGACGTGCGGGAGGGCTCCTGCCGCCAGACCTTCTCAGGGCACGAGTCCGACATCAACGCCATCTCCGTACGTACGCTCCCTGCACGGGGCTAGGGCAGAGAATGGGGGGTGGAACAGCTCCAAAACAGCCCTGGGACAAGGTTGAAAGAGCTGTCACAGTTAGCAGGGTAAGAGAGAGGGGTCTTAGACCTTGGCCCCGTGATCCAGCCTGAAGCAGGGAGTGCCCAAGTTCACTGAAGTTTGGAGGAGGGCTctctccaggcaccagagcatCCAACTCTTGGACAGGCAGCACGCCATGGAGCTGAGCACCCTGACACAGGGGCTGGTCCAGCTTTGCTCACAACAGCTGTTGGCAGCTGTGCTTTAAGcatgctccagcagccctggcacaagATGCAAGCGAGGCAGCAGGAACACCTAACTCAGCTGAGGTCAGCTCCAGATGGAAGATCCCAAGTGGGGACTTGGGATCACAGGGAGATCTTCTGAAGATTAAATCTTCATGGGAGGCTGCTCAGACATTTGGGAGGAAGCATCtccctcagagctgcagagatggCAGGACAAGACACGTGGCAGACTATTCCTTGTAGCTAAGCAAATGCCAGCTTCCTGCAGTCTGCTGCTCAAACCACCCTCCACTGACATCAATTAGTGAAACCTTTCTCAGTTGCCCTATGGCTACCTTGTCAGCCACATGGTTTTCTGCCATACCTGCTCCTGGGAGCCCTTTATTTACACCTCAGAGCAAGACCTGGGCATGAGCATGTATGAGAAGCCTGGGATATGAGGATCAAACAGAGGAAGGCTCTAGTAGCCAGAATTATGTCAGACCTCAGCTGGGGGATAATAGATGGACTTTTGTTAAGGCCAAAGCTGGAGTTAAAATAATCCTTCCTCAAGCACTGAGATATCTTGCCATTTGTTTTCTTGGAGTAGAAGGGGTTTATTAGGCCTTAAGAGAATATCAGTCTCCCCCTTCAGCAGACTCAAATTCCATGATCCAGTGTCTGGTCCCACCAGGTTTTCCTGCCTCCGTGGCTTCCTGGTGGTTAGCAGGAGGGGGGGTGCGACGAGCTGAGGAATTCCAGCGGGATCTGAGGAGAACCTCATTCAAACACGGTGTGTGCCCTCCCCAGTTCTTCCCCAATGGCGAGGCCATCTGCACGGGCTCCGACGACGCCACGTGCCGCCTGTTTGACCTGCGGGCGGACCAGGAGCTGATCATGTACTCCCACGAGACCATCATCTGCGGCATCACCTCCATCGCCCTCTCCCGCAGCGGCCGCCTCCTCTTCGCTGGCTACGACGACTTCAACTGCAACATCTGGGACTCCCTGAAAGCAGAGCGTGTGGGTCAGTGGCTCCTCAAggtccctcctcccctccctgcaaggcctcctctccctgcttcaGGGATAATGAGGCACTTATTTTTCCTGAACGTAGGAAGACATCCTATAGTGACGGAAACCCAGCAAAGCTCCCTCGTGCTAAGGGAGCACACCAGAACTAG
The nucleotide sequence above comes from Molothrus aeneus isolate 106 chromosome 2, BPBGC_Maene_1.0, whole genome shotgun sequence. Encoded proteins:
- the GNB3 gene encoding guanine nucleotide-binding protein G(I)/G(S)/G(T) subunit beta-3, whose translation is MGEMEQMKQEAEQLKKQIADARKACADTTLAQIVSGMEVVGRIQMRTRRTLRGHLAKIYALHWSTDSKLMVSASQDGKLIVWDTYTTNKVHAIPLRSSWVMTCAYAPSGNFVACGGLDNMCSIYSLKSREGNVKVSRELSAHTGYLSCCRFLDDNNIVTSSGDTTCALWDIETGQQKTVFIGHTGDCMSLAVSPDFKLFISGACDATAKLWDVREGSCRQTFSGHESDINAISFFPNGEAICTGSDDATCRLFDLRADQELIMYSHETIICGITSIALSRSGRLLFAGYDDFNCNIWDSLKAERVGILSGHDNRVSCLGVTADGMAVATGSWDSFLKIWN